One Companilactobacillus farciminis KCTC 3681 = DSM 20184 genomic window, CTCTAAGGGATATTCAGTATAAAAAGAAATTTGGATTGATTGATCCAAAGCCTTTAGAACAATATTCGAACTATATGAGGGCAAAACTCATGGTAGCTAAGTATAGTGAGAAAATTGCTAACCAACGAAAAAACTACCTTCATAAAATAACTCGTGAATTAGTTGAGAATAATGATTTGATTGTTATTGAAGATTTGAAAACCAAAAATCTTCTTGGTAATCATAAACTATCACGTGCTATTGCTAACCAATCATGGAGAGCATTAAGGTTAATGCTTGAATACAAATGTGAATGGTACGGTAAGAAATTTCTGGTTGTTAATCCATTCAAGACTAGTCAAATCTGTTCCAACTGTGGTTACGATGATGGTAAACATGAGTTAGATATTAGAGAATGGGATTGTCCTAGTTGTGGTATTCATCATGATCGCGACATCAATGCAAGTAAAAATATATTAAATAATGGCTTGGAACAAGCCTTAGTAAAATAGTTCTGGCCTCTACTGACTAGTTGAAATACTAGTTGGCAAGTATGGAATGTTCCTAGAAGCTCGGTACTTTAGTGCCGATGTAGTTCACTGTTCAAAATTAGAAAAAGTGCTTCAATTATTAAAACGAGGTGATTGAAATGTTAACTGATGGACACACGCATACACAGTTTTGTCCACATGGCAGTGGTCAAGACGCTGAATTAATGATCCAACGGGCAATCAAGTTGGGTTTCAAGAAGTACTGTATTACTGAACATGCACCTTTGCCACCGGACTTTAAAGATGACTATGCAGGAACTGAAGAGGGGCTGACTGAAGCTTCAATGGCAAGTTCTGACTTGGAAAAATACTTTCAGGAAATGACCCGTTTGCAAAAGAAGTATCAATCTGAAATTAAAATTACGATTGGTTTTGAAGTGGATTATTTGCCAGGTTTTGAAGACTGGACTAAAGATTTTTTGGATGAATATGGCCCTAGAACGCAAGAAAATATTTTGTCAGTTCACTTTATGCGAGGAACTGATCAGAAGTTATGGTGCGTTGATTTTGGCGTGGATGATTTTCAACAAGGATTCAAAAGCTTATTAGAACGACCTCAAGATGTCTTTACGCATTATTTTCAAACAGTTAGAAATTCTGTTCAGGCGGATTTAGGAACTTATCGTCCAATCAGAATTGGTCACATGAGTTTAGTCAGAAAGTATCAAGACTATTTCCATTTACCAAGTCACTATGACGAGAAGAATTTACTGTTGGTTGATGAAATTTTGCAAGATGTTAAACAACAAGATCGACAATTGGATTTAAATTTAGCTGGATTGTATAAACCTTTTTGCAATGATTTTTATCCAGGCCAATCGATTTTAACTCGTGCCCAAAAGTTAGACATACCGCTAATTTATGGATCCGATGCTCACGATATTTTGTCAGTTGGTCGGGGTTATCATTTAGTAAAAGTGCTAAATTAAACTTGACAAATTAAAAAGCAGCTTATATCATTAGAAACAATTTAAATGATATCTAATAATTCTAATTTAAATTTAATTTTAATGATAAAAATAATGATTAGGAAAAGTAGTTGACCCGACCTTTACAGAGAGTTCTTGGCAGTGGAAAGAGAACATGGTGGTCAGTGAATCCACACCTATGAATTGCAGAGCTGAACAAAGTAGGCTTTGCCGATCGGTTTCGTTATCCGAGTTGACTCAGCCAACGTGAGGTTTAATCCGCAAGGGTTAGACGAAATGAGGTGGAACCGCGCAAATTACGTCCTCTTAGCAATTTATTTTGCTAAGGGGATTTTTTTATCTAATTTTTTATTTCAGGGGAGGTCAAGAAAATGAAAAACAATTTATTACCATTGGGAACTCGAGATGAATTTGGTGTTCGTTCTGAAGAAAAGCAACGCATTATCGGGGTGATTCAACGACATTTTAATAATTTAGGCTTTGCAAGAATCTCGACGCCAATCATTGAGAAACAAGCCGTTTTTCAACCTTACCAATTGGTCAATTCAAAAATGTATCGCTTGTTGGATCAAGAAGGCGACACGATTGTTTTAAGACCTGACTTGACCTTACCAATTGCGAGATTTCTCAGCTCAACAAGTATTCCTTTGCCACAAAAATTTTGTTACGTGGGTGATATTTTTCGACTTAGTCGCAGCCTTTCTGGTTCATACAATCAACTGACTCAAGCGGGAATTGAATTGGTTGGTTATCAGTCGACCAAAGCTGAATTGGAATGTCTGATTAATATTTATGATTTGAGCCAAGAAATTTTAGATGAACAAATAACGATTGAATTAGGATATGCCGATTTTGCCAAAATCTTTCTCGATATTTTTACTACTGATGTTGATTTGAGAAGGCAAATAGCTCAAGCCTTGTTCGATAAAAAAATAACTGAATATGAACGCTTGATATCCTCTTTTGAAGATCAGCGTTTGTATCCTTTGTTAAAAAAATGGCCGCGACTTTTTGGAGAACCAGATGTTATTTTCCAAGAATTAAATCAATATGAGTTGCCGGAATCAGTGACATTACGATTGAAAAAAATCAAAGAAATTGTTCTCTTAGTTAGACAGGTTCTTCCCAAGCAACAATTGGCCATCGATTTAAGTAGTCGTGCTCCACAGCAATATTACACTGGTTTGACCTTTCGAGGGTTCGCCAAAAGTGGGGAAGATTATATTTTCAGTGGCGGACGTTATGACAATTTATTAGCTAATTTTCAAGCTCAAAATGAACCAGCAGTAGGTATGGGAATTGACATCGACTTATTAACAGACTTATGTGTAAAAAAATTCAATCGTATACCAAAAACATTAGTCTTTAGTTCGATAAAGAATTGGTCAAAGGCACAAGCACTGGTAAAGAAATTGCCAAATGCGACTTTATCTTTGAGTAATACGAAAGTAGAGGCTGTAAAAGAGGCTCAAAAACTTCAAGCTAAATTGATTGATATTGAGGAGGATGAAGATGAATTTGAAAATAGCTCTAACTAAAGGTCGAGTTGAAAAGCAAGTCATTCCACTATTAGAAAAAGCCGGAATTGATTGTACCCAGTTACGAAATAAAAAAAGGCGTTTGATATTTAATTCCACATCACAACCTTTTGAATTTATCTTAGCCAAAGGTCCTGATGTCACAACTTTTTTGGAACGAGGAGTAGTCGATATAGGCATTGTCGGTAGCGATATTTTGACCGAACATCGCAACAGCCAATATGAATTGCTAGATTTACAGACGGGAAAATGTCAATTTGTCTTAGCATCGACTAACGACTTCGACCCAGATGAACCTAAACGAAAGATTATTGGAACTAAATATCCCAATATCACCAAAGATTATTTCGATACTCTTGGTCAAGATGTGGAAATAATCAAGATTGAAGGATCAGTCGAATTAGCACCTTTAATCGGTTTGACAGATGCCATCGTTGATATTACTGAAACAGGAACCACATTACGTGAAAACAATTTAAAAGTTTTTGATTATTTGAATAAGGTTTCCACTCGGGTAGTCGTCAATCGTATGGCTTTGAAACAGCATCCCCAAGAAATTTTTGAGTTTGTAGATCAACTAAAAAAAGTCGTTACTGAAGAAAAGGCTCTTTCTTAATCTTGGTTAGTGTAAGTATTCCGTCCTCCATAGCAAAGAAAATTTGGTTGGAACAATGTGGGCACGACTTGGAGCCTTTGCTAAGACCAAAACCAGGCAAAGTCTTCAAGCTCGACCTTTCACTAGGCAATAAATTGCCAAGAGAAATTTCACATTTGAGCCAATTTTCTTTACTATTCCGGACTAGATAGAAATTCTATTTTATTTTCTTAATTATTTGGAATAAATAACAGAAGACGTTATCTAGTCGAGAGTGACGGCACTTTAAATCTAATTAAATTTAAGAAAGAAGAAAAAAGAGGCAGGTAAAAATGAAAATTTATCAAAAGAGCTTAACTGAATTGGAACAAATCGTTCAAAACAAAACACGTCAATTGACGGATCCAAAGGTTGAACAGGCCGTTAGTCAGATTATTGAACAAGTTGCTGAAAATGGTGATACGGCTGTTCGTAATTATGAAGAAAAATTTGATCAAGTGAAATTGACCGATTTTAAATTAGATCAAGCGGTGATTGACGAAGCTTACGAAACTTTAGACGAAAATGTCAAACAAGCTTTGTTATTAGCAAAGAAAAATATCACAAGTTTTCACCAAAAAGAAGTCAGCAAGGGTTTCATCGATTCAGAGCAGGTCGGTGTTTTGCGAGGTCAAAAATTATTGCCTTTGGAAAAGGTTGGCTTATACGTTCCTGGTGGCACGGCTGCTTATCCTTCAACAATTTTAATGAGTGCTCTACCTGCCAAGATTGCTGGGGTCAAAGAAATAATCATGGTTACGCCACCACAAAAAGATGGTATTTCTAAGGCTGTTTTAGCTGCTGCCAAGATTGCTGGAATCGATTCAATTTATCAAGTTGGCGGTGCTCAAGCAATTGCTGCTTTAGCTTTTGGAACAGAGACAATTCCACGAGTTGACAAGATTGTTGGTCCCGGAAATATCTTTGTTGCAACTGCCAAGAAACAAGTTTTTGGCCAGGTAGCTATCGATATGGTGGCGGGTCCTTCAGAAATTGGTATTATAGCAGACGACCAGGCTGATCCTAAACAGTTAGCAGCTGATTTACTATCCCAAGCAGAGCATGATAAATTAGCTCGTCCTATCTTAGTAACCGACAGTGAAAAATTAGCCCAAGCAGTCAGTCAAAACGTTGATTTACAACTAAAGACCTTGCCACGACAAGAGATTGCTCAAGCATCAGTTTTGAACAAAGGATTCATTGCTATCGTAAAAGAACCAGCTGATATGTTTACTTTGATGAATTTGATAGCACCAGAACACTTGGAAATTCAATTGGAAAATCCAACTCAATATCTCAATCAAATTAAAAATGCCGGATCAGTTTTCTTAGGCAAATATGCTTCTGAACCATTGGGAGATTACGTTGCTGGTCCTAATCACATCTTACCAACGGGTGGTACAGCCAGATTTTCATCTCCACTAGGCGTATATGATTTCGTTAAAAGAACTTCATTTATTCAATACACAAAGCCGGCACTAGCTAAAGAGGCCAAAGCTATTACGACATTAGCACGAGTAGAAGGATTGGAAGCACACGCAAGAGCCATCGAATCAAGATTTGATAAATATTATGAATAATGCGAGGGAAAAAAGATGAGACAAGCAACGATTGAACGCAATACTAAGGAAACACAAATTAAGATGACATTGAATTTGGATGATCAGAGTCAAGTAGATATTGACACTGGGATTGGTTTTTTGAATCACATGTTGAACCTCTTCGCTAAACACGGACGCTTTGGTTTGGTAGTGAAAGTTAATGGCGATTTAGACGTTGATCCACATCACACGACTGAAGATACCGGTATCGTTTTGGGTGAATGTATCAAGCAGGCGTTAGGTCAAAAAGTCGGTATCGAAAGATTTGGAACTCAATTCGTACCAATGGATGAAACTTTAGGTCAGGTCAGTTTGGATCTCAGTGGTCGCTCATATTTAGTCTTTGATGCTTTGTTCGAAAATCCTCGTTTGGGTGGTTTAGATACTGAAACGGTCGAAGATTTTTTCCAAGCTGTTGCTTTCAGCGCTGAAATGAATTTGCACGCTCGAATCCTTTATGGTCGAAATACTCACCACAAGGTAGAGAGCTTATTCAAGGCCTTCGGTCGAGCTTTACGTCAAGCAGTAACAGTTAATCCTGAAATTATTGGAGTCAATTCTACGAAAGGTGTGATCTGATGTTTGCAATCGTCGATTATGATACTGGAAACACCCAAAATCTCAAAAAAGCCTTAGATTATTTACAAATAAAAAATCAATTAACGGCTGATCCGACAACTATCCTTCAAGCAGAAGCGGTAATTTTACCCGGAGTGGGGGCATTCAAGCCAGCCATGCAAGCTCTAGAAGACCGTAATTTAGTGTCAGTTTTGAAACAAGTCAAAGAAAAGCAAATTCCCATATTAGGCATTTGTCTAGGAATGCAATTGTTGTTCGAATCTAGTGAAGAATACGGACTTACTAAAGGCTTAGGTTTTATTAAAGGTCAGGTCAAAGCAATCCCCAAACGCCAACTAAAAATCCCACAAATGGGTTGGAATCAAAATCAAGCTTTCATACAAACTAGTTTTCCAATCGATCAAAGATACACTTATTTCGTTCATTCTTACTATGCAGACTGTTCTTTGGAAAACATTGTAGCCGGAGTAGATTATGGGCAATTGATTCCTAGCTTAGTTCAGAATGGCAAAGTTGTCGGCATGCAATTTCATCCCGAGAAGAGCGGTCAAGTCGGATTAGATTTGTTGAAGAATTTCCAAAGGATGGTGAATGAAGATGATTTTTCCCGCAATTGATTTAAAAAATGGTCAAAGCGTACGTTTGTTTCAAGGTGATTATCAAGTAGTGACGATGATTAACGCTAATCCAATACAACAGGCAAAGCAGATTGAAATATCTGGTGTTAAGCAGCTGCATTTAGTTGATTTGGATGGAGCTAAAAGTGGCCAGCCAGAAAATCTCGCAATAATCAGACAAATTCGTCAAGTTTTCACTGGCTTTTTGGAACTGGGCGGTGGTATTAGAACTTATCAAATTGCTCAACAATATTTGAAATTAGGAATTGATCGAATTGTAATTGGTTCAGCAGCTTTGAAAAATCCTCAGTTGGTGAAACAGTTGATCGATGATTTCGGCGCTTCAAAAATTGCTATTGGAATTGACGGTAAGAATGGACAAGTAGCGACTGAAGGCTGGTTGGAGCAGTCAAAGGTAAAAATGAGCAGCTTGATTGCTAAAATGAATGAATTTGGAGCCAAAAACTTCATCGTCACGGATGTCAGTCGAGATGGTACGATGCAAGGTCCTAATCTAAATTTATTGGGAGATTTGAAAGAAGAAATTCCACAGGTAAATTTAATTGCTAGCGGTGGAATTCGTAATATTGAAGATTTAAAAGCTTTGAAAAGAATGGGAATTGATCAGAGTATTATCGGCAAAGCTATCTTTGAAAAGACGATTTCTCTAGCTCAAATTTTGGAGGTGGAAAAATGTTAGCCAAAAGAATTATTCCTTGTCTTGATGTCGATGACGGTCGTGTCAAGAAAGGCGTTAATTTCGTAAATTTAACTGATGTCGGCGATCCCGTTGAAATAGCAGCCGAATATCAAAAGCAAGGTGCAGATGAATTGGTGTTCTTGGATATTTCTGCAACGAATCAAAAACGACAGACAACAATTAATATGGTAGAAAAAGTTTCCCGGCAAGTTTTCATGCCTTTGACCATTGGTGGGGGAATTAAA contains:
- a CDS encoding ATP phosphoribosyltransferase regulatory subunit; amino-acid sequence: MKNNLLPLGTRDEFGVRSEEKQRIIGVIQRHFNNLGFARISTPIIEKQAVFQPYQLVNSKMYRLLDQEGDTIVLRPDLTLPIARFLSSTSIPLPQKFCYVGDIFRLSRSLSGSYNQLTQAGIELVGYQSTKAELECLINIYDLSQEILDEQITIELGYADFAKIFLDIFTTDVDLRRQIAQALFDKKITEYERLISSFEDQRLYPLLKKWPRLFGEPDVIFQELNQYELPESVTLRLKKIKEIVLLVRQVLPKQQLAIDLSSRAPQQYYTGLTFRGFAKSGEDYIFSGGRYDNLLANFQAQNEPAVGMGIDIDLLTDLCVKKFNRIPKTLVFSSIKNWSKAQALVKKLPNATLSLSNTKVEAVKEAQKLQAKLIDIEEDEDEFENSSN
- the hisB gene encoding imidazoleglycerol-phosphate dehydratase HisB, with translation MRQATIERNTKETQIKMTLNLDDQSQVDIDTGIGFLNHMLNLFAKHGRFGLVVKVNGDLDVDPHHTTEDTGIVLGECIKQALGQKVGIERFGTQFVPMDETLGQVSLDLSGRSYLVFDALFENPRLGGLDTETVEDFFQAVAFSAEMNLHARILYGRNTHHKVESLFKAFGRALRQAVTVNPEIIGVNSTKGVI
- the hisG gene encoding ATP phosphoribosyltransferase, whose protein sequence is MNLKIALTKGRVEKQVIPLLEKAGIDCTQLRNKKRRLIFNSTSQPFEFILAKGPDVTTFLERGVVDIGIVGSDILTEHRNSQYELLDLQTGKCQFVLASTNDFDPDEPKRKIIGTKYPNITKDYFDTLGQDVEIIKIEGSVELAPLIGLTDAIVDITETGTTLRENNLKVFDYLNKVSTRVVVNRMALKQHPQEIFEFVDQLKKVVTEEKALS
- the hisD gene encoding histidinol dehydrogenase; protein product: MKIYQKSLTELEQIVQNKTRQLTDPKVEQAVSQIIEQVAENGDTAVRNYEEKFDQVKLTDFKLDQAVIDEAYETLDENVKQALLLAKKNITSFHQKEVSKGFIDSEQVGVLRGQKLLPLEKVGLYVPGGTAAYPSTILMSALPAKIAGVKEIIMVTPPQKDGISKAVLAAAKIAGIDSIYQVGGAQAIAALAFGTETIPRVDKIVGPGNIFVATAKKQVFGQVAIDMVAGPSEIGIIADDQADPKQLAADLLSQAEHDKLARPILVTDSEKLAQAVSQNVDLQLKTLPRQEIAQASVLNKGFIAIVKEPADMFTLMNLIAPEHLEIQLENPTQYLNQIKNAGSVFLGKYASEPLGDYVAGPNHILPTGGTARFSSPLGVYDFVKRTSFIQYTKPALAKEAKAITTLARVEGLEAHARAIESRFDKYYE
- the hisA gene encoding 1-(5-phosphoribosyl)-5-[(5-phosphoribosylamino)methylideneamino]imidazole-4-carboxamide isomerase, translated to MIFPAIDLKNGQSVRLFQGDYQVVTMINANPIQQAKQIEISGVKQLHLVDLDGAKSGQPENLAIIRQIRQVFTGFLELGGGIRTYQIAQQYLKLGIDRIVIGSAALKNPQLVKQLIDDFGASKIAIGIDGKNGQVATEGWLEQSKVKMSSLIAKMNEFGAKNFIVTDVSRDGTMQGPNLNLLGDLKEEIPQVNLIASGGIRNIEDLKALKRMGIDQSIIGKAIFEKTISLAQILEVEKC
- the hisH gene encoding imidazole glycerol phosphate synthase subunit HisH, with translation MFAIVDYDTGNTQNLKKALDYLQIKNQLTADPTTILQAEAVILPGVGAFKPAMQALEDRNLVSVLKQVKEKQIPILGICLGMQLLFESSEEYGLTKGLGFIKGQVKAIPKRQLKIPQMGWNQNQAFIQTSFPIDQRYTYFVHSYYADCSLENIVAGVDYGQLIPSLVQNGKVVGMQFHPEKSGQVGLDLLKNFQRMVNEDDFSRN
- the hisJ gene encoding histidinol-phosphatase HisJ, whose translation is MLTDGHTHTQFCPHGSGQDAELMIQRAIKLGFKKYCITEHAPLPPDFKDDYAGTEEGLTEASMASSDLEKYFQEMTRLQKKYQSEIKITIGFEVDYLPGFEDWTKDFLDEYGPRTQENILSVHFMRGTDQKLWCVDFGVDDFQQGFKSLLERPQDVFTHYFQTVRNSVQADLGTYRPIRIGHMSLVRKYQDYFHLPSHYDEKNLLLVDEILQDVKQQDRQLDLNLAGLYKPFCNDFYPGQSILTRAQKLDIPLIYGSDAHDILSVGRGYHLVKVLN